The following are encoded together in the Oncorhynchus kisutch isolate 150728-3 linkage group LG8, Okis_V2, whole genome shotgun sequence genome:
- the unc45b gene encoding protein unc-45 homolog B: MGEMADPIQFKDEGNKHFQAGEVDKAIECYTKAIKLCTDKKVLAVVYRNRSACFLKKESYTNAASDASKAIDVDAADVKALFRRCQALEKLGKLDMAFKDVQRCSTIEPKNKTFLETLRRLGAEIQAKLKTTFSTDSRVQNMFDILLDEEMDKDKKEMAANNLVVLAREEAGAERIFQNNGVPLLLDLLETGKVEMVLAAIRTFAGMCTGHKARAMAIIHLVGIDKLCSIMAVDNEDIALATCDLFQCINDSLTGGDRRFYGKEEALVLDASKDLKSILMALLEMVASKKVSGHGRDQALNLLTRNVPRKDKKDPDHSKSLFTIDHGLKKILKVCGQIPDLPDQLPMTENTQLIASVLLDKLWDDLRCDPERDNYREVCDEYIKGKFDPNDMDRNIHAINALSGLLQGPFEVGNQLVGRQGIMEMMVALCGSEREVDQMVAVEALIHSSTKMSRASFIITNGVSLLKDIYKKTKNDKIKIRALVGLCKLGSAGGDDYSMRQFAEGSTEKLAKQCRKWLCNSAMDTRTRKWAIEGLAYLTQDADVKDDFVEDDPAMKAMFDLAKSKDKTILYAVACTLVNCTNSYEKKDIMPELVQLAKFSKQHVPEQHPKDKKDFIQKRVKRMLKGGVISALTVMVKADNVLLTDQTKEMLARVFLALADDPKDRGTICAHGGGKALIPLALEGSAIGKVRAAHALAKIAAVSNPEIAFPGERIYEVVRPLVSLLHPERDGVQNYEALLSLTNLAGLNDKLRVKILKEKALPEIEQYMFEDHDHIRQAATECMCNLVTCKEVQDRYLEDGNDRLKLLVLMCVEDNEKLQRAAAGGLAMLTAAQKKLCTKMTLVTLQWMEILQRLILHDQPQIQHRGLVIVYNMLNSDDNELAKKLMESEILEILTVIGKAMDNPKRQIVIDVARTCLVKAMDLGLIKPFTTP; this comes from the exons ATGGGTGAGATGGCAGATCCAATCCAGTTCAAAGATGAGGGGAACAAGCATTTCCAAGCCGGTGAGGTCGACAAGGCCATTGAGTGTTACACTAAAGCCATCAAGTTGTGCACGGACAAAAAGGTTCTCGCCGTTGTCTACAGGAACAGATCAGCCTGTTTTCTGAAAAAG GAAAGCTACACCAATGCAGCCTCCGATGCCTCCAAAG CCATTGACGTGGATGCAGCAGACGTCAAAGCCCTGTTCCGGCGCTGCCAGGCTCTGGAGAAGCTGGGCAAGCTGGACATGGCCTTTAAAGATGTTCAGAGGTGTTCCACCATCGAGCCCAAAAACAAGACCTTCCTGGAGACCCTCAGGAGGCTGGGGGCTGAGATCCAAGCCAAG CTGAAGACAACATTCTCCACAGACTCACGGGTTCAGAACATGTTTGACATTCTGCTTGATGAGGAGATGGACAAGGACAAGAAGGAAATG GCTGCTAACAACCTGGTGGTTCTGGCCAGAGAAGAAGCTGGCGCAGAGAGAATCTTCCAGAACAATGGAGTGCCTCTGCTACTGGATTTGCTTGAGACCGGAAAAGTAGAGATGGTCCTGGCCGCTATCCGCACCTTCGCTGGAATGTGCACTGGACACAAAGCTCGG GCCATGGCCATTATCCACCTGGTGGGCATAGACAAGTTGTGCAGCATCATGGCCGTCGACAACGAGGACATTGCCTTGGCAACCTGTGACCTGTTCCAGTGCATCAATGACTCCCTCACTGGAGGAGACCGGAGGTTTTATGGGAAGGAGGAAGCCCTGGTTTTGG ATGCAAGCAAGGACTTGAAGAGCATCCTGATGGCCCTGCTGGAGATGGTTGCCAGTAAGAAGGTTTCAGGACATGGCAGAGACCAGGCCCTGAACCTGCTGACCAGAAACGTGCCTCGCAAGGACAAGAAAGACCCTGACCACTCCAAGAGCCTCTTTACGATCGACCACG gtctgaAGAAGATCCTGAAGGTGTGTGGCCAGATACCTGACCTCCCAGACCAGCTGCCCATGACAGAGAACACTCAGCTCATCGCCAGCGTGCTCCTCGACAAGCTCTGGGACGACCTGCGCTGCGACCCCGAGAGAGACAACTATAGGGAAGTCTGTGACGAGTACATCAA AGGCAAGTTTGACCCCAACGACATGGACAGGAACATCCACGCCATCAATGCTCTGTCAGGCCTGCTGCAGGGCCCCTTCGAGGTGGGCAACCAGCTGGTGGGTCGCCAGGGTATCATGGAGATGATGGTGGCGCTGTGCGGCTCCGAGCGTGAGGTGGACCAGATGGTCGCAGTGGAAGCACTGATCCACTCCTCGACCAAGATGAGCCGCGCCTCCTTCATCATCACCAACGGTGTGTCACTGCTCAAAGACATCTACAAGAAGACGAAGAACGATAAGATCAAAATCCGTGCGCTGGTG GGTCTGTGTAAGCTAGGCTCAGCAGGTGGAGATGACTATAGTATGAGGCAGTTTGCTGAAGGCTCCACTGAGAAACTGGCCAAGCAGTGTAGGAA aTGGTTGTGTAACTCTGCCATGGACACGAGGACCAGGAAGTGGGCTATAGAAGGTTTGGCCTACTTAACCCAAGACGCTGATGTAAAAGATGACTTTGTTGAGGACGATCCTGCCATGAAAGCCATGTTTGACCTGGCCAAG TCTAAAGATAAGACCATCCTGTATGCTGTGGCCTGTACCCTGGTCAACTGCACCAACAGCTATGAGAAGAAAGACATCATGCCTGAGCTGGTTCAGCTGGCCAAGTTCTCCAAGCAGCACGTCCCTGAGCAGCACCCCAAG GACAAGAAAGATTTCATCCAGAAGAGAGTGAAGAGGATGCTAAAGGGAGGGGTCATCTCAGCTCTCACTGTCATGGTGAAAGCTGACAACGTTCTCCTGACTGACCAGACCAAAGAGATGCTGGCAAG GGTGTTCCTTGCCTTGGCAGATGATCCCAAAGACCGTGGCACTATTTGCGCCCATGGAGGGGGCAAG GCTCTGATCCCACTGGCTCTGGAGGGATCAGCTATAGGGAAAGTAAGGGCCGCACATGCCCTGGCCAAGATCGCTGCTGTCTCCAACCCGGAGATCGCATTCCCTGGAGAGAGG ATCTATGAGGTGGTGCGTCCTCTGGTCAGCCTGTTGCACCCTGAAAGAGATGGGGTGCAGAACTACGAGGCACTTCTGAGTCTCACCAATTTGGCTGGTCTCAACGACAAACTGAG GGTGAAGATCCTGAAAGAGAAGGCTCTCCCTGAGATTGAGCAGTACATGTTTGAAGACCATGACCATATCAGACAGGCAGCCACAGAGTGCATGTGCAACCTGGTGACGTGCAAAGAG GTGCAGGATCGGTACCTGGAGGATGGGAATGATAGACTGAAGCTGCTGGTGCTGATGTGTGTTGAGGACAATGAAAAGCTCCAGAGAGCTGCAGCCGGGGGCCTGGCCATGCTCACCGCTGCCCAGAAGAAGCTGTGCACCAAGATGACCCTGGTG